The Argiope bruennichi chromosome 9, qqArgBrue1.1, whole genome shotgun sequence nucleotide sequence ctgtgatttcactagcgaaaatctttctacaaaaattgtggcttctgaatcttcaatgggatgatcagcttcctcctgaaaatcatagtgaatgggagaagttttcaaccgagttacagtgcattaacaacatcaaggtgagcagatgtattcttccattttccgacgtcgaagctatagagcttcatggtttcagcgacgcttctgaagctgcctttggagctgttgtgtactgcaaatcccaaacacctgctggtgaggttgttgtcaagatggtggccagtaaatccagagtggctccactgaagaagctcacgatcccgagattggagctctgcgctgctgtgctgctggtgaaattgatgcagcatatccagtcggctcttcgactgaaagtgtccaatatctattactggagcgatagtatgattgtgctgtcatggattaaaaaagagacgTCCCAGTTAAAAACCTTCGTGGCAAACCGTGTAGCCACACTTCAAGACCTTTCGTGTCAGGAGCAGTGGAGACATGTTTCATCAGGTGATAATCCAGCTGATCTTATCAGTCGTGGTGTAAATCCGTCCAAAATGCTCAAGAGTAACTTGTGGTGGGAAGGCCCTGCCTTTCTAAAAGACAGTGAGTATCCGTGCAGAGAAATCTCTGACTCTGTGATAAAGGACGATGtagactgtgaactcaaaaaagttgactgtgaaagtgttttagttactacattgaacaattcatgtgttactgatattcttaattgtagtaatagttatactaaaatattgcatgtaataagttatgttttcagatttctccacaacttgaggagtccaactgaaaggagactgggtcccttgaaaacagaggaaattaggaaggctgaaaccttcataataaaggaaatccagagtagagaattttcagaagagttaaggtgtttaaataaaaataaacctgttcttGGCAAAAGTATGTCATCGGATGAAAGATTTAATATCATTATGGATTGATGAAAATTGTGCAACTTTAGATTCTGTTACagcaattttgtgaaatttttatatatcaactGTTAAACTGCTTCATAGTATTGCAtaagaaattgtgatttaaattaatgcagcTATTTATATCAAACTCATGTGAAAATTGAATATGAGATTAATATCTGttagtaatatatagaaaaatatatttattttgttatgcatattacttactttattaaatattttctattctctagCTTTGTCCAAGTGGaaggtagaaaaagataatgtaaaaatcaatgagttagtgcttcttaaagatgaaaacctaccccctcaaaaatgggcattaggtagaataattgagtgttatctgggtgaagataaaagggtcagagttgtaaaagttaaaactcaatctggagtttataaaagagccatttcaaaaatttgtattttacctattgatgtgtaatcttatattagtgttctttattgtgtgattaatgttattaccttgtaatgtgtagtgtttaaaatctgaatttgtgtgtttttattcagcattgtgcattgaattatgatattccatagtttttccttgtgtgtgtgtgttgacaacattatgtcaaggcgggcggtatgttccgacctgtcactgtgctgccctcttgcggcaaatggaaaaacacttcagtgtatcgtgtagcgttagcgagtgtgtgtgcggtagcaaggctGCGCCTGCTAACCGATGATGgccagaataaaggaaaaagagtccaaaattattcttgtgttgtgattttttaataatgtgagagctatcgacataaatttagtgcatgtGTAATCAAAATCTTTTTCTGGGCTGCtacatctaaatttaaatattaagttacagaaatgaaaatttgtcattttatttcagtacaaTGTGtacattctaatttattataaaaagaagtaaaacagtaaatatgataaaaaatctaattattgcACTCTAATTTCATTTCTTAGTTTAATAATACATCTGTCAATAATTTTTAGcaagaaaagaaggaaatgtaaacattaaaagatctaaaaaattaatttagaacatttaaaatatatttatcatattaaaaaatgtttataaaataatataaattaatgaactgACATTAATAATGCAAGTTTTCCttcaaataatactaaaaatatttcatataaagcaacaatttaaaaaagctattaccttattcttttttttttaattttaaaaactataaattttcttaactattcatattaaaattaatcataaataattcataattatccttcattcataataaattattcataattaaatcctattaaaatcataaaaaattgagtttttatatatttattaaaaattaacctcaaaataaaaatatattctcatattaaaataattaatgtagaaattatttttaatacattttactcTCATTCAAAATTAGACTTTTTAActcattgaaaaagtaaaaaataaatccatcatcatgaaatttctttatctcttttgttgaaaaatagaaaaaagaagaaaattaatattaaattatcttttttttatgtttgactttacaaaaaaatcttatctgaaagcatttttgaaaactcatgaaaatattattttatacaatttgagggggggggggaaagctTAAGTGTGCTGAATCTCAAAAGGATTATAAATAAATCctaaggtaattttaaaaattttaaattctaactttatataaatttgatacaattagaAAGTAATATGGTCCACAAAAAAGAGAATTAATAAGAAGGATGcctgattaataaaatataaaatagatgttttttataaaatttgataataccTACCTCTACAATTTTCATCTTATGGGTCAATTTTGAAATGTATCTTACAAAAGTTATCACATCAGCTTCTTGAATGGCTGTTAACATTTCTGGTGTCCACCTTCCTTCATCTGCAAGATTActctgaataaaatttatcttccatgtggctttttcaaattcttcaagaCAACTTAAGAGTGTGATGCATGTATTCTTCCAATCTGTACAGGAATCTATAATTGTGACTCGAAAATCTAACTCGATGCCAATGTTTaaggaaatagattttaaaactgtaattacaGCAACAATATCTGAAACAGAATAGCCACCAAATGAACATATTTTCACTTGTTTTTTCATAATAAACCTTTTAACAATGTTtggattttgtttataaatatcccGAAAGTGAAATGCAATGGCACTTGAATACAATGTAGCATTTCGGAGtacataaataaatctataatacaACGTGCATTTCAGTAGTTTTATTATAGGATCATCTTTTTCTTCAACATCCGATTTCACATTGCAATACAAGTCGTAATATTTATCGAATATTCTCATATAGcggaataaatatgaaacatttgcTTTGTTGTCAATATTTAACAGCCGTTTcaaagcattataataaaatgaacagaaatcTATATCATTATTAGCGAGGCATTCTTCATTTAAAGGGTCATTAATTTCTTCCATTACTATACCGGTGcagtaagtttttaattttaatgcaatatagaAAACCAAGATGCAATTCACTCacgtaaatatattaataacattctCAAATCCATTTTTATGAATGAAGTGGGGACACATTTTATATCGACGCCATGCAAAAATTTAACGAGAAAAATTCAACACAAGAAACATTAATAAGATTCCACGCGACAAAAAGGGAATTCCCCGGCAGAATCTCCTCCTTTCCCTCTCCTATATTGAATCGCCATGGATGAAAAATCAGGGAATATCATTGGTTATCTGTTTGCGTGACGTCATATGCGCTCTCGCATAACAAACAGAAGCCATACTAGCGTTATAGTGCGCAAAACGAAACTTAAATCTTACTACATGATCTGGGGGAccggataaaaaaaaagaaatagggCATACAATTATCCAAGGCCTTGCACCTCCTGATGGCTTCaagatctttaattttattttttatggcattttcagaaaaattttatttacttcggTTTGTAATTAAATgcgttgaaataaaattaagagcaGCATTCattttggaactttattttaACACTGATCttactaatttattgtttttataagtttttttaaatgttatattgctttataattttaacaaaatatgttgttttatgatttataaattattttatcctatttaattacaaaactatcttttttttaaaaaaaaaactactttttaaaaaaaatttttacagacGAGATACtaaatctaattttcttaaaagtgacctgaaataaatattttattaatttaattttactatttaagatTGCTTAtacagagattaaattaaaactaataaaaaatatctgtaattgcAGAGAGCAAAAAGGAATTCGAGACTTGCATTCCCTAAAGGCCTTTAAAGAGCCTATTCCGGCTCTTTATGTGATAATCGAATGTTCGAATCATTGTCGAATGCAGTCACTGCGATCCAAGGCATCGCACTCTTTGAGATTCCTCTTTTGATCATCTTATTCCTTTAATTCCgcttttcattgcatttttaatttaatcaacatgtaaagaattcatttattttttaaatgtttttaactaaaataatttcgtgAGATTGTCagtgcttttaattatttattccaagCTGATGCTTTTCTTTGGGCGCTCAGTTGCTTCACCAAAATTTATGGTTgctaaaaactttaattaattattttatgttacatagtctaaattacttcattaattaaaaaattgaatgctaaaagattttactttctattcgtgttatttatattgtatatatttagttGTAACAAGAAAGTTATTTGATAGAATATTAAGATAGAAAGTACTATAAGAGTCTCTAGCATTGAAATTTTGCTTCATAGAATGAGCAGAATatgtctaatttaaaataatatctccttattcaataaaaatttctttggctGAACAAAAAACACAATATATTTTACGGTGAAAGAagttttcaatataaaagaaGGATTACCTTACCTTGAAAACCTTACAAACCTTTCGTCAATATTGACTTCTGAAGTTTAACCTTATTTCAGACATGACACAAGCTTCGAAAATATTATTCCTTAACTTTcgaaatattagttaatttagtATTTACTTTCGAAACTTAacattaacttttgaaaatactactgaatgaaaataaattttacattttgttaaaattcaaaaagttatctatctttatttaaatctatctatctccatatatctatatatctatctatctatcttctacatatatatatatatatatatatatatatatatatatatatatatatatatatatatatatatatatatatatatatatatatatatatatatatatatatatacagtacactcccgattatccgcggaattgggtggcgcggccgccgcggataacaaaaatcgcggataatccgaaaaacgctaaaaacgggtatagcaaaagagaaaaaagtcattccaactttgaaaaatagttttatgtataataaaacgtaaaataaacagcaggaaatgtttaactaacacttaatattttagtatatcactcaaaactaacctaaaatgcattttgttaatgaaaacagaaaagtgctttgtacttacgaaaggtgtcaaggatacacagaaaaatgaatacatatgtactgttataatactgtaatgtattatgtaattacaaaagcataactgtaaaacgacacctttttgaagaaatcagtcatttgcgtttgcttcttgctttggaagctttttctctttgcttggaagcaaaaaaaaaaaaaaaaactcagttcggcaggcgcggataacccgcccgcggataatcgggagtctaccgtatttatatatatttatatataaattaaatcctaaatctaaatctaaattaatttcctaatttttttcttaatttaacaaatattaactttaatttaattaacttttaacttaatttaacaaatattaactttatacACCGGTGTTtttagttttatgtttatttgagCAAAATTGCAAACATGGACGAGACATCAGACGGATCATCTGTCCGACTACTCTTTTGCTGATTTTGCACCTCATCCAGAGATTGCAGGTTTCCTTCCGTATTTGCTTGATCGAAAACGAAGCTAATTTGAATCCACTGTAAAAAATAGCTAC carries:
- the LOC129985145 gene encoding uncharacterized protein LOC129985145 produces the protein MEEINDPLNEECLANNDIDFCSFYYNALKRLLNIDNKANVSYLFRYMRIFDKYYDLYCNVKSDVEEKDDPIIKLLKCTLYYRFIYVLRNATLYSSAIAFHFRDIYKQNPNIVKRFIMKKQVKICSFGGYSVSDIVAVITVLKSISLNIGIELDFRVTIIDSCTDWKNTCITLLSCLEEFEKATWKINFIQSNLADEGRWTPEMLTAIQEADVITFVRYISKLTHKMKIVEMICDESQTQAMLFILDHTVTSQVKIYFECAHLDNFHLIHVELCDCHTLDFEAVRHLRNLYQKHFGLDKHLRSNVVFNKFVSVWVRASPETDAKHKENMQSIFQNNAEKYNPKQDYLSTNDLTKWKNVLTKEKAAAGWNTKGIKKLVRKEEGKRSNMFGEFIRQEKRVHTLQKQLSTEVQSAENDNDDEVSETNEDSLERYLVQKRQYALIKKSAYFSSLRSNK